The genomic segment TAGCTCCATGAAAGCTATTTATTATTTGTGAAAAGCGGGAataggagtcgtcacctagtattttggtcactagaaaccctaattaatctcagagatcgggtacggggactgattgcgtaaaggaaaggtattagcaccccaaatacgtcttacctaaggtaagctgcattgtttaattgtctaaTAAAAAACCTAAGATTTTAtcgtgttttctaattgttggtctatctaaggtttaagaaaagtcatttttcataaaaaaaaaatccttatatatcttatcaggtaaaagTCTATCCATTCTAATATCTATATAAaagaaactatatttttaatatcaggaatacattttacatataaattcataatcccaaatactaaaagaaaacaaaaaaatttttggaatttttgaaatattggtctagttctcatggctctaataaacttgttattaaagccaaGATGCAtgttaaacatatttttttaatttttttgtgttttctgtatgaaaaaatgatatgattttttttcattgagagACTTGGCTgtatgcataaaaacaaaatatatattttttattttaaaattttttttgcaatgttttaacaaaaacctgatattttaataccggattgaTATCTttacgatataaaaatacaaatcaatattaagcaaaattgataaaaaagaatatgcTGATGGTCTAGCTCGGAGCAACTATGAACTGGTTACTATGCACAGTAACCGACTAATTATATTTCTGctgcaaaaacataaacaacacACATTTCTGCATGCAAGTAAACACCAGGAAGTCGAAAAGGAGAAGGAGAGTGTTACCTGAAACAATGGGGCTCTGGTAGCTGAGTTGGTTGTGGCTTGTGGTGGCGGCTAGGAAGAGTATGGGTGGCGGTGTCGTGGCTcgaacgagagagagagagagagagagagacgatgGCAGAAATCAGGTGTTGGAGGCTGATTGTTTTGCTGATTTTGGACCCGAACATCACCACCCCTGgaacatgaaaatcaaatctatttataggcggtggaaGAGGGACACTTTATCTCTCATGGTGCAAAATATTGGCCCTTGGTTTAACCCGAAAGCTTCCCAACCATTGGTTCAAAATAGCAATGATGAACTGTCAGTTTTGTGCAAGAAAATGGCTAGTTGAGTTGGCCACTTTGGGATAGTGCCACCGCCTCTGAAGCCTCTATCAGCCCGAACGATTTATACTAGCGTGTAGTCAAGTGTCAAGGGATCGTTTTCATGCAAGTTTCATCTAATTTGAGGAAGAAACGAGGCGTCAAACGCCTTGGAAAGGAGGCCCCTCGAGTAGGCCctctgaagaagaagatgagtaGTGTTTCTTCTGCCAATTATGCTTTAGCcttttaatttgtgatttatcTCTAATTACATCCCTGAAGAACTTCAACTCAAACCCCAGATTTTAATGCCCTTTCCCTTTGGTCTctagttttgaatttattcaattaagtccctaattgggcatcaaacttcaatatttatgcaattaagctcctaatttgaccaaattaactctcaaaaatttttatttgaccccagaactttaatttcttctaagtaaagctcaaattgacttaaaaacaaatttacttacaatcaaaccctccataaatttaattaaacctccaataaaatttaattgagtctataaatatttgtttttttgatcttttttcttcaaattgaattttccttgtCAACATGACTTttcatttgtaaaaaatatactgtcaaattttaatctttgaacTTTTTAGTCTTCTCAATcaatttttagctattttttagGCGCTCCGACATCCTCTTgtcactgttattattttttgaatttttttgttttttgtcctaatatatttttttgaatttttgaaagagaaaaatgaatttgatgAATATCCAAAAATGGGTTAAAAGGTTAAAAGGAGGAGTCAAAGTGTGTTTGCTTAATTACTTTGTCCACTGCAAGGTGCGCCCAGTAGATAaatatattctaatttttttttattttcgtgtcttttttctgttttttaaatttaatattaattattttatttttattttacactttCTATTTTAAACCACaagtataatattatttaatttttttataaaatttgattttatttattatttgaatttacttttatccttattaagaaattaaatggaaagaattagaaaaatagATGCAACCaagatttcttttcttaaatggacaataaaatcaataaaaataaaataattataactaaaaataaatataagaaagagAGGAGTTTAGAAAAAGCCTGAAATTGTAGCAGACATTAATGTTATCtttagaacaaaaactcctcaaaccttttaatcattatttttgcaaaattgaattaataaaatatatataaaaaaaagtgtagtGAAACTGAGATGAAaataaacctttttatttttcttatatattatttatttatgcattttGTTTTACCTGATATAAAGAATTCACCATAATGGCTATGCATGGGCATATTTCCTCCACGTCTCCTGTAAGAAGATGCGGTACTGAGCATTTGCATGCTTCATTTCCACCTCTTTAAAACTTTCTTGCCTTCCTGATAATGTTTCCATACCCTATCTATAGCTCAGCCACATAATCAATGCCACCTATGCAGCCATTATTCTTATTATCTAGGGTTTTAGCAGGCGTGCAGACCACATAGTTGAGGATAAACAGGAGATTGTGAAAAAAGAAAGGCAGAAGCAAGTTCAGCAATGGCAGCCTCAGTTATGGCTTCATTGAACCTGAAACCATCGCCATTCACGGTTGAGAAGTCTTCAGTGAGAGGCCTCCCAACTCTTTCAAGGAGATCTTTCAAGATTGAAGCCAGTGGTGTCAAGAAGATCAAGACCGATACGCCTTATGGTCTGCTTCTTCCTCCTCGTAtaacatacatatatattactCATACCCTTTTCATatgatgcatgcatgcatgcataaacATACATGTAGAAGAGGAAAACACAAATCTAATGCATTTTGTATGATTTGGGAGCATGAGAGAAGCTGATCTGTGATAGAAACATAAATGGAAGGTTTCTTTGAAGGGCCCATAATGATCTTCCTCTCCATTTCTGGAAGAAAGTTTATGATAAGTGCTTGAACAGAAAGTGAAATGCAAAGtaacaaaacaacaaattaattaatcattgatgaatattataaaagattATGATAGTGATTTGATCTCAATAACTCTGTTTCCTTGCACTTTTTCCTGTTTACAGGCAAGTACGagtccttttctttctcctctgaTCTCTCTCACCCCactcaaatataattaattaagaaaaaatagtaattattaattgattttttctcctcatgttcttttcttttcttgattttcatttcCTCATTTAAATCCTTCTTTCCTTAGTCTAGAAGGGAGTTGGATCTTGCCTGGACTGTACTTATTGTAGCATTTAACAATTCATATACATTCATCTTGtgttttcttgttgatttttagAAGCAAAAGAAATTACTTAAATAACATAAGATGGATTAGCTTAGAGTCTTAATTTTTGGTGTCCAGGAACTGGTGGTGGCATGAACCTGAGGAACGGGGTAGATGCATCTGGAAGGAAGCCCAGGGTTAGTGTGTAGTGCTTTAATTTGCTTTCAAGTTTATATTGTCttgttttacttatttttttggtaaCGATTTTAAATCTTAACACTCTAAGTTCTCTGGAagtttatgaaaattttaagtCCAAAACACTTTTATTCGAAGAACtgtatgaaaaaattatataaatcatattttaccGTCTCTTCTAACCGCTTAAGTTAGCTAAAAGTTATAGATCAAAAAATATTGTACTCGAAATCAATCCTCGCCTCTCTTGCTAAGCATGAGTATAAGAAGCTCCTTGCCCTCGATGTAGTTATTAGTCAAAAATTCATGGAATATATAGCAGCCTAAGTTTGAGTGTTTTTACTGAAAGTTTACAGGTGATTAAAACTTGATCCTGCAGGGAAAGGGGGTGTACCAATATGTCGACAAATATGGTGCTAATGTGGATGGTTACAGGTAACTAAAACATCAGCTAATTTTGGCTTCTGTGATTCTTCATTTACATTTGTATTTGTGGCTCCTGCTTGAGGTTTACATGAACATTTATACCAGTATTAATTGGTCTGATAATTAGCAATGCATCTTGTAATTAGATAGTTCAAGTTAGATATGCATCTGTGATTAAGTCCTTGATAACACATATCTTTTCTGCTGATTGAAATACAGCCCTATCTACAACACTGATGAATGGTCCCCATCCGGTGATGTCTATGCTGGGGGTAAGTAACTCAATGCGTTTCGAGAACTATACACCCATGATGCGGAGAAAGAACATTAAGTTATTGATTTCCCTGTTTATGAGGTCAATTTATCTGTTGATGACATGGATAATGTAATATTTACAGGCAAGACTGGCTTGCTAATCTGGGCTGTTACCCTAGCTGGAATCCTTGCAGGAGGTGCACTTCTTGTTTACACCACAAGTGCTTTAGCACAGTAGACTTCTGCTACTCTAATTTACAGTAATGTATCATATAGCCTGTCCCAGTGATTGTCCAGAAACATAAATACTTCCTCCTCCTTGTGAATCCCTATGTGTAATTTTATTCTCCCTTGGACTTGGATTGCAATGGAGTACATGTAGTCTGATTTTTCATGCGAAATTCCCTCATTATTAATTctattgctgctgctgttgttctTTTGAGATCATATTCATATTGCTCTATTCTTTGATCACATTCCACCTAGTCCTAGgttgctggtggtggtggtggtgtcaTGATAGATAGTGGTGGTGGTCTCTGGAATTAGTTGATGAAGTTGTTAGCTTACTTTCAGAATTTTTCCCTTTAAAATGGAGGGTGAGAGATGTTCCTGTGCCACAGGTCCGGCAACACAATATCCAAAGAGTATATTCCCATCTTGGGATGCTACGCcatacacagaaaaaaaaatattgcaaggaaaacaatattaaataccGTAGCTAATCTCTTGATGATCCATTCTAAGCCAATGGTGTCACTCCAGCTGTCATGTAATCAGGTGGGGCATACTCCAGAACCACCTAGTTTGAAACACCTGGCCATCCTGATAATGTTTGCAATATCATATCCAGATTTCAGCCACACAAGCAATGCCATGTGGCAACATCTGTCACTAATTATCATCATGCTATCGCTTTCATTATCTAGGATGATAGTATTTTATTGGAGCTCAAGACCAGGAGGAGGAGGGCAAAACAAGCAGAGAGCAGATCAAGCAAAGCTTAAACACTAATTAATCATGGCAACCAGCTCAGTTATGGCTTCATCAATGAGCCTGAAACCAGCTCCTTTTACAGTCAAGAAACCTTCTCTCCCAAGTCTTTCAAGGAGATCATCTTTCAAAGTTGAGGCTAGTCGTTCGAGGAAGTCCAAGACTGATCAGCCTTATGGTCTGTTTCTTGATTGATACATGTCCATAGaatattatgttaattaattaattaccctTTTCATTAATCATACACTTATaattcttgttattattattttggtattgctatatataattgttGAAGAGCTAATTAATGTTAGTGTAAGCTTAATTTTATACtggttcgtttttttttttttttgtttaccatACCCACTATGATTAATAAgtgtaattaattgattaataaagtaattaattgattgattccTGTGCAATTTGATGGGACCTTTAAGGCCATGAATTAGACAtctttatttataaacaaaaatgcTTCGGACATCtatcttcttgaaatatttaacCTTCGATCTTGTATTAATTTACCATGTAATCAATGAATATTACTTTCTCAGTCACATGTCTGCTTCTACTAAGCAATTTAATTAAGAGCTTGTTAGGaaattaattatcttaaatatCCAACTAAGGAATTAGGAATCTCTTCTTGCATGAACCTTTGCAGACagtttttccttaattttcctGTACATTAAAGGCACCAGATATACGAATAAGATCTTTACTGGCTAATACTTTTCTCTTTCACATCGAAGATTTACGTgctattaatcttttttttattgttcaatataattttttttcatcaaatcatttttttttcaaaaacgcatGCATGAGCATCTGCGTGGCCTGTATTTTTATGAGTATGTTTTGTTCCCTTTACTTGAatacttgaagaaaaaacatggaTTGTTGTACAGGAATCAATGGCGGCATGGATTTAAGGGGTGGGCTTGATGCTTCTGGGAGAAAGGGCAAGGTAATTATTTCTAAATCCATTGCCTTTTTCTTTTGGAgtatgttaataaatatatacatacatacgcatgtattttttaaaatattttttattcgaaaatataataaaataatattttattattattttttaaaatttatttttgatataaacatattaaaattatctaaaatgataaaaaaaaattaaatatagttgAATCATAATGCAAAATGCAAAACAGGATGTAAATGGCCATTAAATTACCCTTCTTAATGAATTATTTTGTACTAACAGAGAGTCAGTGATTAGTAATCCAATTTCTGGGCTGGATGCAGGGAAAGGGAGTGTACCAATTTGTTGACAAATATGGTGCTAATGTCGATGGATACAGGTGAGCTATCCACTGTATATTTCTGAATATTTTTCTGGTAAATGGAGGCATAAAGTATATGACCAGAGATTGTTATTTGGTGGTGTTTAATACACAGCCCTATCTACGACCCCAAGGATTGGTCTCCAAGTGGTGAAGTTTATGTTGGAGGTAAGCGATGCTGCATTTTGACAATTGATTTCATGATGCAAGAGAATATTTCTTTCAAAGATAAATATCTCATGTAATTCCCAGTTTAAGAGCTCAGTTTATTTGATTTACAACATGAACAATGTAATCCTTGCAGGCACTACTGGTTTGTTGATCTGGGCTGTTACCCTAGCTGGCCTTCTTGCAGGGGGAGCACTTCTTGTTTACAATACAAGTGCCTTAGTACAGTAGAGTTCTGTCATCATATCCTATCCTAATCTCTGTGTATTACTTTCCCTTTTGATGAATTCGCCTGTACCTTGTAACAATTTCCGTGGATTAATAATAACTAGTGTAAGATATACTTGTTGCTCTTCAACTAAACCTCGTCACCTGAAAGAGGAATCTTATGAATTCTTAAGACATGTTTTCATTGAGATGGTACAGCACATTCAATGGACCATCTAGTGGATGGTACAGCACATTCAATGGACCATCTAGTGGAGCTGTAAGACTTCATAGACAAAACCCTGGTGATGAACTGATCCAGCCCTAGTTCTTTGCTTGAATGAATGGTTTACAtgatttcttttgattcaaaaaCATGGCTATAATGTATTCCCCTCTAATTTCTATCCTTCATAACGGGCTGCGACTCTGCGAGTACAAAAGATCAATCTGGCAAACACCTGTTGTGAGTTACTGCTGTTACCATTTGACTTCTGCTGCTAAGTCGCCTTTAAGTGCAGCAGGAGGACTTGTCGTTGCCTCTGCAAGATGAAATTATTTACGAGGAGATTTGACGGGAGATGTAACTGAAATTCTTGATTGGTAATAAAATTTTGTCCGTTTTATTAGGCGGAGGCTGGAGGCTAATGAAACAACAGAGGATATATTCATTCTGGTCAAGCCCAGCCTAGGCAGACCGGTGCATCCACGTCTGTTGGTCAATTCAGTTCAAGGGTTAAATTGGCTGCAATCAGTTTTCTTGCACTTTGTTGTGGAAGCATCGCCAACGCAGAATGTTGATGAAGGGGAAAGAAAGGGAATAGCTTGATTAATCAGAAGCCGCCCTGGAACCAGTTTTTAGCCGCTGGAGTCAGTTCCATGCGCCATTTGAAGACGGCTAACATGCTGATGATTGTAATGAAtgtatcatctatttttttaatatttttatttattaaattatcccTAACCAAActcaataataacaaaaaaaaaaattaatattgcaatgataaaaataaactaaaactaaaactaaaactaaaagtcACACTTTTTAATGTAAAGTTTTGTCCTTTATAATGATTAGCATGTTCATTTATTGAGTTTGGTATTGATTGGTGAAGATGCATTTGAGAGGAGGAGGTATATGAATGTGGTAGTGCAAAGAGCTAGGCATCCCCCGCTTAGAGATTACATTCACTCTACTGTTTCTGGGCTTCTTCCTTTTATACAAAAGGTTGGTTCTTGATATTCCTCTCCTTAGCTTACTGTATGTCAATGAATGGAAAAGAGAACTTTttgttggttgttttttaatgcaGTAGTGTTGATACTGTTAGAAAAACTCCTTTCTAATACTTTGTAGAGATCTGGTATCTCAATGTGCTTACAGGTATAGAAACGAAAAACTTTTTGCTGATTGATTTTTAATACATAGTTTGAAATGCTAGTAGAAATCTTGGTTTTGTTGATACTTGATTGAACTTGGTCATTCCTGTCTCCGTCGTGTGTGTGTGCCACCAAGTTGGTTTGCAATGTTCCTGCTCTACAGTACTCTTTGGTTTTCTTTCCTCAAATTCTttggcaaaaatagaatttaaaatgtTCATATTTACTGGGTGAACtttttcaaatgttttcttAATGAATTCGTTCTGATCTGTTGACTGCTTTCCTTGCTCTGTTGCTAAGTTTTACACGTGGTGTTGTGGATTCTATCCTCTATAAGATAGGCCGAATTGGAGTGTTTATTTTGCTGTACAGCCCTAAAAGCTGGTCCATTTACAATGGTGAATAGATTCCCTTTTCAGCTGAGTTTACCCTGCTTTTTTAATGCCATTGAGAAAACTTTTTGTATGTGTAACCATCTATTCTATGCTTCAAAATAGGGACTGGTGTAGAAAGTAGctgtaattttctttataacATCCCGCTAGAGAGGAGAGGTTCATTTTCAAGCTCACAGTGAACCAGTCTTGTGGCTCGAAAGTGGAAGGAGAGTTTTCTCTAAGATCATTCTTGATGAAGTTGTATTTGCTATAAGGGGTGGTTTTGAAGAGTTAGGTATAGATCTATCACAACTAAATAAGAATTTGCtccatataaattatataaatgagTTAATAGATACATTTATGGACCAGCGAGACAAATCTAGATTCAAAAAGAGATCTGGTAGCACTAGATCTAAATAACAgcttaaaacttttaatttgattgttggATCGCCCTTAAATATTTACAAGAGTTTCCGAATGCTATTTTTCTTAGAGTAATTATGCTCGTTATTCCGAACGTCAGATCTGTATATTCTGAAAATTTCACCTTGTGGTCtgattttagtaatttttatgattttttttattttttttaaatttcatgattttttttcatgattttttattaagataaagTTTTCAGTCTATTTAAAGCTTTGTAAAACTCCTAGAAAAATGAACTTGATGACTGTTATTTTAGTGAAAATAAAACCTCCAAAGTTAAATTTATATCTACCGCTCCTTTTGctaattaaaattcttatgtttttttatttgtttgttgctGTCTTTAGCTTCGCGTGCATCAATTCTTAGTTAAACTGTC from the Populus nigra chromosome 9, ddPopNigr1.1, whole genome shotgun sequence genome contains:
- the LOC133703957 gene encoding photosystem II 10 kDa polypeptide, chloroplastic-like — protein: MAASVMASLNLKPSPFTVEKSSVRGLPTLSRRSFKIEASGVKKIKTDTPYGTGGGMNLRNGVDASGRKPRGKGVYQYVDKYGANVDGYSPIYNTDEWSPSGDVYAGGKTGLLIWAVTLAGILAGGALLVYTTSALAQ
- the LOC133703958 gene encoding photosystem II 10 kDa polypeptide, chloroplastic-like, whose translation is MATSSVMASSMSLKPAPFTVKKPSLPSLSRRSSFKVEASRSRKSKTDQPYGINGGMDLRGGLDASGRKGKGKGVYQFVDKYGANVDGYSPIYDPKDWSPSGEVYVGGTTGLLIWAVTLAGLLAGGALLVYNTSALVQ